The following coding sequences lie in one Rissa tridactyla isolate bRisTri1 chromosome Z, bRisTri1.patW.cur.20221130, whole genome shotgun sequence genomic window:
- the POLR3G gene encoding DNA-directed RNA polymerase III subunit RPC7 isoform X2: MAGSGRGRGRAAFTFNIEAIGFAKGAALPDVMCQPPPPFPSTDNKPVPLKTGEDEDYMLALKQDLRGTMKKMPYFLAVEDDREAIERYSQKYQDIEKEHAAWTPDWRRLPREMKPKKKTKKAGAKPKKAKSSEPKSNLDVLKKIEELEKKDDEEEKSEDEKDKTKDKEGEDDEEAEEPDEYDEEEHEEENDYISSYFDDGDDFGAGSDDNMDEATY, translated from the exons ATGGCTGGGTCAGGTAGAGGAAGAGGACGGGCTGCGTTTACCTTCAACATTGAGGCTATTGGCTTTGCTAAAGGTGCAGCTCTGCCTGATGTCATGTGTCAGCCTCCACCACCATTTCCT AGTACAGACAATAAGCCAGTGCCTCTGAAAACAGGAGAAGACGAAGATTACATGTTGGCCTTAAAACAAGATCTTAGAGGAACTATGAAAAAAATGCCATATTTTTTGGCAGTAGAAGATGATCGTGAAG CAATTGAGAGGTACAGTCAAAAGTACCAGGACATTGAAAAGGAGCATGCAGCATGGACCCCAG ATTGGAGAAGACTCCCAAGAGAGATGAAGCcaaagaaaaagaccaaaaaag caggtgcaaaaccaaaaaaggcaaaaagctctGAGCCTAAAAGTAATCTGGATGTGTTGAAAAAAATTGAG GAGTTGGAAAAGAaggatgatgaagaagaaaaatctgaagatgagaaagacaaaacaaaagacaaagaagGTGAAGATGATGAAGAAGCTGAAGAACCAGATGAATATGATGAAGAGGAGCATGAAGAG gAAAATGACTACATTTCTTCGTATTTTGATGATGGAGATGACTTTGGTGCTGGCAGTGATGACAATATGGATGAAGCAACATATTAG
- the POLR3G gene encoding DNA-directed RNA polymerase III subunit RPC7 isoform X1: protein MPMMGIDVMTEVQQYVWNGHLLTNNLKWLGQVEEEDGLRLPSTLRLLALLKVQLCLMSCVSLHHHFLTVKNGAALCSVSSEHTANQMLWLTKGRKFPLTCSWSPAVTRRQQAAVVQQEHGPGWTLTVRPAIERYSQKYQDIEKEHAAWTPVIFCTDWRRLPREMKPKKKTKKAFFCRIVNQILQQQLELVLVVLTGKEFFITQHHTCVCFSKCFLQVQNQKRQKALSLKVIWMC, encoded by the exons ATGCCAATGATGGGAATAGATGTGATGACAGAGGTACAGCAGTATGTCTGGAACGGACACCTTCTTACCAA taacttGAAATGGCTGGGTCAGGTAGAGGAAGAGGACGGGCTGCGTTTACCTTCAACATTGAGGCTATTGGCTTTGCTAAAGGTGCAGCTCTGCCTGATGTCATGTGTCAGCCTCCACCACCATTTCCT CACTGTTAAAAATGGAGCAGCactctgcagtgtgagcagtgaaCACACTGCCAACCAGATGTTGTGGCtcacaaaaggcagaaaatttcctctgacctgcagctggagcccagcagtcaccaggaggcagcaggcagctgtAGTGCAGCAGGAGCACGGCCCAGGGTGGACCCTGACAGTGCGGCCAG CAATTGAGAGGTACAGTCAAAAGTACCAGGACATTGAAAAGGAGCATGCAGCATGGACCCCAG TTATCTTCTGTACAGATTGGAGAAGACTCCCAAGAGAGATGAAGCcaaagaaaaagaccaaaaaag ctttcttctgcaGAATTGTGAACCAGATCCTTCAACAGCAGTTGGAGCTGGTATTGGTTGTTCTTACAGGAAAAGAGTTTTTTATTACACAGCATCAtacatgtgtttgtttttcaaagtgttttctg caggtgcaaaaccaaaaaaggcaaaaagctctGAGCCTAAAAGTAATCTGGATGTGTTGA
- the MBLAC2 gene encoding acyl-coenzyme A thioesterase MBLAC2 isoform X2 encodes MSALEWFAHKPLGDGIFWIQERFYESGNRANIWLVRGSQRDVVIDAGLGLRSLPDYLRDAGLLPPAEGPGPRPLLAVATHVHFDHSGGLQHFEEVAVHSAEAAALLRGDNYEAVTWLWEREVARPPRPGWRARQFRVPPVRPTRLLQEGDVISLGDRQLTVMHMPGHSRGSICLHDKDRKILFSGDVVYDGSMIDWLPYSRVSDYVASCQRLMELVDRGLVEKVLA; translated from the exons ATGTCGGCGCTGGAGTGGTTCGCCCACAAGCCCCTGGGCGACGGCATCTTCTGGATCCAAGAGCGCTTCTATGAGTCGGGCAACCGGGCCAACATCTGGCTGGTGCGGGGCTCGCAGCGGGACGTGGTGATCgacgcggggctggggctgcgcaGCCTGCCCGACTACCTGCGGGACGCCGGCCTGTTGCCGCCGGCCGAAGGGCCCGGCCCGCGGCCGCTGCTGGCCGTGGCCACCCACGTTCACTTCGACCACTCGGGAGGACTGCAGCACTTCGAGGAGGTGGCGGTGCACAGCGCCGAGGCGGCGGCCCTGCTCCGCGGCGACAACTACGAGGCCGTCACCTGGCTGTGGGAGCGGGAGGTGGCgcggccgccgcggcccggcTGGCGGGCCCGGCAGTTCCGCGTCCCCCCGGTGCGGCCCACCCGCCTGCTGCAGGAGG GGGATGTGATCAGCCTCGGAGACCGACAGCTTACTGTCATGCACATGCCTGGTCATTCAAGAGGCAGTATTTGCTTACACGACAAAGACCGGAAGATTTTGTTCAGCGGAGATGTGGTGTACGATGGATCCATGATTGACTGGCTTCCCTACAGCAGAGTAAGTGACTACGTTGCAAGCTGCCAGCGCCTCATGGAGTTGGTGGACAGAGGTCTCGTGGAGAAG GTTTTGGCCTAA
- the MBLAC2 gene encoding acyl-coenzyme A thioesterase MBLAC2 isoform X1: MSALEWFAHKPLGDGIFWIQERFYESGNRANIWLVRGSQRDVVIDAGLGLRSLPDYLRDAGLLPPAEGPGPRPLLAVATHVHFDHSGGLQHFEEVAVHSAEAAALLRGDNYEAVTWLWEREVARPPRPGWRARQFRVPPVRPTRLLQEGDVISLGDRQLTVMHMPGHSRGSICLHDKDRKILFSGDVVYDGSMIDWLPYSRVSDYVASCQRLMELVDRGLVEKVLPGHFNIFGAERLYRLASNYIAQAGVCHKVSTCAMRSLASIALRITNSRVTS; this comes from the exons ATGTCGGCGCTGGAGTGGTTCGCCCACAAGCCCCTGGGCGACGGCATCTTCTGGATCCAAGAGCGCTTCTATGAGTCGGGCAACCGGGCCAACATCTGGCTGGTGCGGGGCTCGCAGCGGGACGTGGTGATCgacgcggggctggggctgcgcaGCCTGCCCGACTACCTGCGGGACGCCGGCCTGTTGCCGCCGGCCGAAGGGCCCGGCCCGCGGCCGCTGCTGGCCGTGGCCACCCACGTTCACTTCGACCACTCGGGAGGACTGCAGCACTTCGAGGAGGTGGCGGTGCACAGCGCCGAGGCGGCGGCCCTGCTCCGCGGCGACAACTACGAGGCCGTCACCTGGCTGTGGGAGCGGGAGGTGGCgcggccgccgcggcccggcTGGCGGGCCCGGCAGTTCCGCGTCCCCCCGGTGCGGCCCACCCGCCTGCTGCAGGAGG GGGATGTGATCAGCCTCGGAGACCGACAGCTTACTGTCATGCACATGCCTGGTCATTCAAGAGGCAGTATTTGCTTACACGACAAAGACCGGAAGATTTTGTTCAGCGGAGATGTGGTGTACGATGGATCCATGATTGACTGGCTTCCCTACAGCAGAGTAAGTGACTACGTTGCAAGCTGCCAGCGCCTCATGGAGTTGGTGGACAGAGGTCTCGTGGAGAAGGTACTGCCTGGGCACTTTAACATATTTGGGGCAGAAAGGCTGTATCGGTTAGCTTCCAACTACATTGCACAAGCTGGAGTTTGTCACAAGGTTTCTACTTGTGCCATGAGATCCCTGGCAAGCATAGCACTTCGCATTACAAATTCGAGAGTCACTTCGTAG
- the CETN3 gene encoding centrin-3 isoform X1, producing the protein MSLALRNELSVDKTKKKKRRELTEEQKQEIKDAFELFDTDKDRAINYHELKVAMRALGFDVKKADVLKILKDYDREATGKITFEDFNEVVTDWILDRDPQEEILKAFKLFDDDDSGKISLRNLRRVARELGENMSDEELRAMIEEFDKDGDGEINQEEFIAIMTGDI; encoded by the exons ATGAGCTTGGCTTTGAG GAATGAGCTTTCCGTAGAcaaaactaaaaagaagaaaagaagagaactgACTGAGGAACAGAAGCAAGAAATTAAAGATGCCTTTGAGTTGTTTGATACAGACAAAGATAGAGCAATAAATTATCATGAACTAAAg GTGGCAATGAGAGCCTTGGGTTTTGATGTGAAAAAAGCTGATGTACTGAAAATACTTAAAGATTATGATCGAGAAGCAACAGGCAAGATCACCTTTGAAGATTTTAATGAAGTTG TGACAGATTGGATATTGGACAGAGACCCACAAGAAGAAATACTCAAGGCATTCAAATTGTTTGATGATGATGACTCTGGTAAAATAAGTCTGAGAAACCTGCGCCGGGTTGCTAGAGAATTGGGTGAAAATATGTCTGATGAAGAACTACGGGCTATGATTGAAGAATTTGataaggatggagatggagaaa
- the CETN3 gene encoding centrin-3 isoform X2 translates to MSLALRNELSVDKTKKKKRRELTEEQKQEIKDAFELFDTDKDRAINYHELKVAMRALGFDVKKADVLKILKDYDREATGKITFEDFNEVVTDWILDRDPQEEILKAFKLFDDDDSGKISLRNLRRVARELGENMSDEELRAMIEEFDKDGDGERL, encoded by the exons ATGAGCTTGGCTTTGAG GAATGAGCTTTCCGTAGAcaaaactaaaaagaagaaaagaagagaactgACTGAGGAACAGAAGCAAGAAATTAAAGATGCCTTTGAGTTGTTTGATACAGACAAAGATAGAGCAATAAATTATCATGAACTAAAg GTGGCAATGAGAGCCTTGGGTTTTGATGTGAAAAAAGCTGATGTACTGAAAATACTTAAAGATTATGATCGAGAAGCAACAGGCAAGATCACCTTTGAAGATTTTAATGAAGTTG TGACAGATTGGATATTGGACAGAGACCCACAAGAAGAAATACTCAAGGCATTCAAATTGTTTGATGATGATGACTCTGGTAAAATAAGTCTGAGAAACCTGCGCCGGGTTGCTAGAGAATTGGGTGAAAATATGTCTGATGAAGAACTACGGGCTATGATTGAAGAATTTGataaggatggagatggagaaa GGTTGTGA